The DNA sequence GGTGCTCGACCGCGAGGGCTTCCCGCGGGTGTTCGACGGGCTGCAGAGCGAGCGGATCACGCCCGTGGCGCCGCCCGACCCGTCGGTCGCGCAGACCGCCGGGGTGCGCGAGGCCTCGGCTTCGATCATCAAGATCACCGGCGTCGCCGAGTCGTGCAACCGCGGCCAGGAGGGCAGCGGCTGGGTCGTCGCGCCGGAGCGTGTGGTCACCAACGCCCACGTGGTGGCCGGCATGACCCGGGCGACGCTGCGCATCCACGGCACCGGGCGGTCCTACACCGGCCGAGTCGTGCTCTTCGACGCCCGCCGCGACCTCGCGGTCCTCGCCGTCCCCGGCCTGCCGGCCCAGCCGCTGCGCCAGGGCCCGGACCTGCGCCGGGGGCAGGGCGGCGTGGTCGCCGGGTTCCCGCTCGACGGCCCGTACCGCCTCGACGCCGCGCGCGTGCGCGAGGTCGTCCAGGCGCGCGGCTCGGACATCTACGGCCGCCCCGGCACCAACCGCGAGGTCTACTCGCTCTACGCGCAGGTGCGCCCCGGCAACTCCGGCGGCCCGCTGCTGAGCGCCGACGGCCGCGTCGTCGGTGTCGTCTTCGCCAAGTCGCTCGACGACGCCAGCACCGGCTACGCGCTCACCATGGACGAGGCCCGGCCCGTCCTCGACGCGGCCGCGTCGGCGAGCACCCCGGTCGGCACCGGCCCCTGCGTCGCCGGCTGACCGGCCGCTTGCTCGGAGGTGCACGTGGCCGCGGGTCCGGCGCAATACGGCAGTTGCTGACGTGGAACGGCAGTTCTGAAGCCCCGTTTCGTGCCAGCAACTGCCGTTTTGCCGAGGCGGGGCCGGCGGGCTGCAACCTGCCGAGGGCCCAGGCCCCTGCCTCAGCCGAGGTCGCCGAGCCAGCGGACCAGGTGGCGGTTGACCCGTTCGGGCGCCTCCTCGGGCAGGAAGTGCCCGACCCCGGGCAGCAGGTGCCGCTCGAACCGGCCCTCGCAGTACGCCTCGGACCCACCGGCCGACGACGGCAGCACCGCCCGGTCGTGCTCGCCGTGCAGCTGCAGCACGGGCACCCGGATCGGCGTGCGCATGCGGGCGGCGAACCGCCAGCCGTCGGGCCGCAGCTGGCTGCGAACCACCCAGCGGTAGTACTCCGCCGCGGAGTGCGCCACGAACGGCAGCGCCATCGCGTCGGAGTACAGCTTCGCCTCCTCGGGTGAGGGCCAGATGCCCTCGGGGCTGGCCCACTCCCGCAGCAGCCGCTGGACGTAGCCGCCGTGCACCGTCATCTGCCGCTCCGGCACGAACGGCCGCTGCAGCCCGCCGAGGTAGGCGTTGGCGCGCAGCTGACCGGCGTGGCTGAACGAGGCCTTGCGGAAGACCAGCGGGTGCGGCATCGACAGCGACGCCACGGCCCGGGTCACGGTCGGCTGCAGCGTCGGCATGCTCCACGCGATCCAGCCGCCCCAGCCGTGGCCGACGACCGCGGCGGAGGAGGCGCCGAGCGAGCGCAGCACGCTCGCCACGTCGGTGGCCGAGGTGTAGGTGTCGTACCCGCGGGGCGGCTTGTCGGAGGCGCCGTAGCCGCGCAGGTCCAGGGCGCAGGCGCGGTAGCCGGCCTCGGCCAGCGCGACCATCTGGTGCCGCCAGGCCCACCAGAACTGCGGGAACCCGTGCAGCAGCAGCACCGTCGGGCCCTCACCCAGCTCGGCGACGTGGAAGCGCGCACCGTTGGCCGCGACGAAGCGGTGCTCCCACGGGCCCTCGACCAGGGCCAGGGACGCGTCGAGGCTCATCGCGTGCGGGTCGGGTCCGGTGCGGTGGGGCTCAGGACGCGCCCTTGATCGCGTCGATGGTCTGCTCGGCGTTCTTGATGGTCCGCTCCGGCTTGCCCTTCATCCGCTTGAGCTGCGAGCGCCCCACCATGGCGAGGATCCCCGCGATGGCGAAGAGCAGCGCGGTGGTGATGAGGTAGGCGGCCCACTCGGGAAGCCAGATGTCGAGGACCGCGACGACCGTGTGGAAGAGGAAGATCAGCCCGAGCAGCCCGACGAAGGCGGCCCCGGCGAACATCCCGGCCCCGGTCCCGGCCTTCTTCACGTCGGCGGTGATCTCGGCCTTCGCCAGCGCGATCTCGCTGCGGACGATGGTCGAGACGTCGTGGGTGGCGTCGGCGACGAGCTGTCCGATGGTGCGTTCGGGCGTGTCCTGCGGGGAGGTCATGCGCCTTCACCTGCGCTTTCGTCCGGTCGGGTGGGCCACGACCACCCTAGCCGCGTGAGGTCGGCTCCACATCCGGCGCGGCCTGGTAGCAGTCCGGTATGCCGTCGCCGTCCTCGTCGCGCGTCTCCAGCTCGGCGAGCCTGCGGTACACCCGGTTGCGCGCCCGCAGGACGACCGTCGCGAGGCACGCGGAGACGAGCGACCCGGTGAGGACGGCGAGCTTGACGTGCTCGTCACGCGGGCTGCCGGCCCCGAACGCGAGCTCGCCCACGAGCAGCGAGACGGTGAAACCGA is a window from the Phycicoccus sp. M110.8 genome containing:
- a CDS encoding alpha/beta hydrolase, translated to MSLDASLALVEGPWEHRFVAANGARFHVAELGEGPTVLLLHGFPQFWWAWRHQMVALAEAGYRACALDLRGYGASDKPPRGYDTYTSATDVASVLRSLGASSAAVVGHGWGGWIAWSMPTLQPTVTRAVASLSMPHPLVFRKASFSHAGQLRANAYLGGLQRPFVPERQMTVHGGYVQRLLREWASPEGIWPSPEEAKLYSDAMALPFVAHSAAEYYRWVVRSQLRPDGWRFAARMRTPIRVPVLQLHGEHDRAVLPSSAGGSEAYCEGRFERHLLPGVGHFLPEEAPERVNRHLVRWLGDLG
- a CDS encoding MarP family serine protease; this translates as MFLGLTVLDYVLILLFASYAVTGYRQGLVVSVLSLAGFLAGGALAMWLLPLAVNQWAALDASPLLRSVVLIAGVFILASVGQAAFVAVGGRLRRAVRIRPARAVDSGLGAVVVVLSAAVLVWFIAGALRGGAPAPIAKAIGESRVLATIDRVVPPQTSRLFAGFREVLDREGFPRVFDGLQSERITPVAPPDPSVAQTAGVREASASIIKITGVAESCNRGQEGSGWVVAPERVVTNAHVVAGMTRATLRIHGTGRSYTGRVVLFDARRDLAVLAVPGLPAQPLRQGPDLRRGQGGVVAGFPLDGPYRLDAARVREVVQARGSDIYGRPGTNREVYSLYAQVRPGNSGGPLLSADGRVVGVVFAKSLDDASTGYALTMDEARPVLDAAASASTPVGTGPCVAG
- a CDS encoding phage holin family protein, which translates into the protein MTSPQDTPERTIGQLVADATHDVSTIVRSEIALAKAEITADVKKAGTGAGMFAGAAFVGLLGLIFLFHTVVAVLDIWLPEWAAYLITTALLFAIAGILAMVGRSQLKRMKGKPERTIKNAEQTIDAIKGAS